A window of the Proteus terrae subsp. cibarius genome harbors these coding sequences:
- the prfB gene encoding peptide chain release factor 2 (programmed frameshift), with translation MFEINPVKHQIEEVSERTNVLRGYLDYDAKKERLEEVNAELEQPDVWNEPERAQALGKERSSLEAIVETIDQLDQGLEDVSGLLDLAVEADDEETFNEAIAELDGLNKKLEQLEFRRMFSGEYDSADCYLDLQAGSGGTEAQDWASMLMRMYLRWAESRGFKTEIIEESDGDVAGLKSATIKIIGEYAYGWLRTETGVHRLVRKSPFDSGGRRHTSFSSAFIYPEVDDNIDIEINPADLRIDVYRASGAGGQHVNKTESAVRITHVPTGLVTQCQNDRSQHKNKDQAMKQMKAKLYELEMQKKNADKQVMEDNKSDIGWGSQIRSYVLDDSRIKDLRTGVETRNTQAVLDGDLDKFIEASLKAGL, from the exons ATGTTTGAAATCAACCCCGTAAAACACCAAATAGAAGAAGTCTCTGAAAGAACAAATGTTCTCAGGGGGTATCTT GACTATGATGCCAAGAAAGAGCGTTTAGAAGAAGTTAACGCTGAATTAGAACAACCTGATGTATGGAATGAGCCAGAAAGGGCACAAGCATTGGGCAAAGAGCGTTCATCTCTTGAGGCTATCGTAGAAACAATCGATCAGTTAGATCAAGGATTAGAAGATGTTTCTGGTTTACTTGATTTAGCGGTTGAAGCTGATGATGAAGAAACATTTAACGAAGCTATTGCTGAATTAGATGGTTTAAATAAAAAGCTTGAGCAATTAGAATTCCGTCGCATGTTCTCTGGTGAATATGACAGTGCGGATTGCTACCTTGATTTACAAGCAGGCTCTGGTGGTACAGAAGCGCAAGATTGGGCAAGTATGCTGATGCGTATGTACTTACGTTGGGCTGAATCAAGAGGCTTTAAAACAGAAATTATTGAAGAATCTGACGGTGATGTTGCAGGATTAAAATCAGCGACTATCAAAATTATTGGTGAGTACGCTTATGGTTGGTTACGTACAGAAACAGGTGTTCATCGCTTAGTTCGTAAAAGTCCATTTGACTCAGGTGGCCGTCGCCATACTTCATTTAGCTCTGCCTTTATTTACCCTGAAGTTGATGACAATATTGATATTGAAATCAACCCAGCTGATTTACGTATTGACGTTTATCGTGCTTCAGGTGCGGGTGGACAGCACGTTAACAAAACAGAATCTGCTGTGCGTATTACCCACGTTCCAACAGGTCTTGTCACTCAATGCCAAAACGATCGCTCTCAGCATAAGAACAAAGATCAGGCAATGAAGCAGATGAAAGCGAAATTATACGAGCTGGAAATGCAGAAGAAAAATGCAGACAAGCAAGTAATGGAAGATAACAAGTCCGATATTGGCTGGGGTAGTCAAATTCGTTCTTATGTTCTTGATGATTCACGTATTAAAGATTTACGTACTGGTGTGGAAACACGTAATACGCAAGCAGTATTAGACGGTGATCTTGATAAATTTATTGAAGCTAGCTTAAAAGCGGGCCTGTGA
- a CDS encoding protein YgfX, translating into MILWKSHLTVSWFTQLFSTVTYVAFVIGLLLYPWPPDFIYVWVPLLLFLIGSWYFTQKNISRIKGDFVLLNGNRIQWKQHEWQITKHPWISRFGTRITLTSILNKKQITLWVAFDSMTENEWRNFSQLLMQYPDI; encoded by the coding sequence GTGATTTTATGGAAATCGCACCTCACAGTATCATGGTTCACTCAACTCTTCTCAACGGTTACTTATGTTGCCTTTGTGATAGGCTTACTGTTATATCCGTGGCCTCCTGATTTTATTTATGTTTGGGTGCCACTGTTACTTTTCCTGATCGGCAGTTGGTATTTCACACAAAAGAATATTAGTCGTATCAAAGGGGATTTTGTTTTACTGAATGGTAATCGAATTCAATGGAAACAGCATGAATGGCAAATAACAAAACATCCTTGGATTAGTCGTTTTGGTACTCGAATAACGTTGACTTCTATTCTAAATAAAAAGCAAATCACGTTATGGGTCGCTTTTGATAGTATGACTGAAAATGAGTGGCGTAACTTCTCTCAGTTATTAATGCAATATCCAGATATTTAA
- the dsbC gene encoding bifunctional protein-disulfide isomerase/oxidoreductase DsbC has product MKKKLFWLPILLSMVSMPVLADNASIEAQLAKMQIKAESIQPTPIVGLNAVLSDKGIFYITDDGKYLTAGPIYNISSGEPVSIANQVIMKKIDSLKNEMIVYKARNERHMITIFTDISCPYCQKLHQEVPELNKQGVTVRYLAFPRNGVGNNIVSKEMNAVWCSGFPNKSLDSAFKGDKIIPIDECAKININEHFKLGTMMGIQGTPAIVLPNASIYGGYISAQNLVELLDKKEK; this is encoded by the coding sequence ATGAAAAAGAAATTATTCTGGTTGCCAATCTTATTAAGTATGGTGTCAATGCCAGTGCTTGCTGACAATGCTTCTATTGAAGCGCAATTAGCTAAAATGCAGATTAAAGCAGAGAGTATTCAACCAACCCCGATTGTTGGATTAAATGCAGTGTTATCAGATAAAGGCATTTTTTATATTACAGATGATGGTAAATATCTGACTGCAGGGCCTATTTATAATATTAGTAGTGGTGAGCCAGTTAGTATTGCTAATCAAGTTATTATGAAAAAAATAGATTCACTTAAGAATGAAATGATTGTTTATAAAGCGCGTAATGAGCGTCATATGATCACCATTTTTACTGATATCAGTTGCCCTTATTGCCAAAAACTTCACCAAGAAGTACCTGAACTGAATAAACAAGGTGTAACAGTGCGTTATTTGGCATTTCCTCGTAACGGTGTTGGCAATAATATTGTGAGTAAAGAAATGAATGCCGTGTGGTGTAGTGGTTTTCCTAATAAATCATTAGACAGTGCATTTAAAGGTGACAAAATTATCCCCATTGATGAATGTGCAAAAATCAATATCAATGAACACTTTAAATTAGGCACCATGATGGGTATTCAAGGCACTCCCGCTATTGTATTACCTAATGCCAGTATTTATGGTGGATATATTTCTGCTCAAAACCTTGTTGAATTATTAGATAAAAAAGAGAAGTAA
- a CDS encoding sigma-S stabilization anti-adapter protein IraP, whose product MDKNLKEIECEIAALKIVIKSLLSTLNDRQRRDMLGNISIVLEDTSNKYPQLNEVINLTEQYVKKLTQA is encoded by the coding sequence ATGGATAAAAATTTAAAAGAAATTGAATGCGAAATTGCGGCTCTAAAAATTGTTATCAAATCTTTACTTTCTACGTTAAATGATAGACAACGAAGGGATATGTTGGGCAATATATCTATAGTGCTTGAGGATACATCAAACAAATACCCTCAACTCAATGAAGTTATTAACTTAACTGAGCAATACGTGAAGAAACTTACTCAAGCCTAA
- the xerD gene encoding site-specific tyrosine recombinase XerD yields MSQTKLSTKKTTHINEDTDIIIEQFLDNIWLEQGLSANTLSSYRLDLQALGQWLAHHQLDWLSATTLDLQSFLATRLDEGYKASSAARLLSTMRRLFQYLYREKLRLDDPSALLSTPKLPKRLPKDLSERQVDDLLNAPCIDEPLELRDKAMLEVLYACGLRVSELVGLSLSDISLRQGVLRVIGKGDKERLVPLGEEAIYWLEQYLQYGRPTLMQGKTDDIVFPSLRGQKMTRQTFWHRIKHYAVIAGIDTEKLSPHVLRHAFATHLLNHGADLRVVQMLLGHSDLSTTQIYTHVATERLKALHQQHHPRG; encoded by the coding sequence GTGTCACAAACCAAATTATCGACAAAAAAGACAACTCATATCAATGAAGATACTGATATTATCATTGAACAATTTCTCGACAACATTTGGTTAGAGCAAGGCTTATCTGCTAATACACTTAGCTCTTATCGTTTAGATTTACAAGCACTAGGACAATGGCTTGCACACCACCAATTAGATTGGTTATCAGCCACTACTTTGGATTTGCAATCTTTTCTCGCGACACGTTTAGATGAAGGCTATAAAGCCAGCAGCGCCGCTCGATTGCTTAGTACAATGCGCCGATTATTCCAATACTTATATCGTGAGAAATTACGTTTAGACGATCCTAGCGCATTACTTTCAACTCCTAAGCTTCCCAAGCGCTTACCAAAAGATTTAAGTGAGCGACAAGTTGATGATTTACTCAATGCACCTTGTATTGATGAGCCACTTGAATTGCGCGATAAAGCAATGCTTGAAGTTCTTTATGCGTGTGGGCTTCGTGTTTCTGAACTTGTGGGATTATCCCTTTCTGATATCAGCTTACGACAAGGTGTGCTACGTGTTATTGGTAAAGGTGATAAAGAACGTTTAGTTCCTTTAGGTGAAGAAGCTATTTACTGGCTAGAGCAATATTTGCAATATGGAAGACCCACTTTAATGCAAGGGAAAACGGACGATATTGTTTTTCCTAGCTTAAGAGGGCAAAAAATGACACGACAAACGTTCTGGCATCGGATAAAACATTATGCCGTGATAGCAGGGATCGATACTGAAAAACTATCACCCCATGTGTTGCGTCATGCATTTGCGACACATCTCTTAAATCATGGGGCAGACTTGCGTGTTGTACAGATGTTATTGGGGCACAGTGACCTCTCTACAACACAGATTTATACCCATGTTGCAACAGAGCGCTTGAAGGCGCTTCATCAGCAACATCACCCAAGGGGATAG
- the lysS gene encoding lysine--tRNA ligase produces MSQQQQGAEQAPDLNNELQTRREKLSALRDNGNAFPNDFRRDALSDELHQKYDAMSAEELEAANVEVSIAGRMMTRRIMGKASFATLQDMGGRIQLYVSRDDLPEGIYNEQFKKWDLGDILGARGRVFKTKTGELSVHCTEVRLLTKALRPLPDKFHGLADQEMRYRQRYLDLISNEESRKTFQIRSQVMAGIRQFMVNKGFMEVETPMMQTIPGGASARPFITHHNALDIDMYLRIAPELYLKRLVVGGFDRVFEINRNFRNEGVSPRHNPEFTMMELYMAYADYRDLIELTEELFRTLTENVLGSSLVKYGDQEFDFGKPFAKLTMKEAICKYRPETAMADLDDMDKAVAIAQSIGIKIEKSWGLGRVQCEIFEEVAESHLIQPTFIIEYPAEVSPLARRNDDNPFITDRFEFFIGGREIGNGFSELNDAQDQAERFEDQVRQKEAGDAEAMFFDHDYITALEHGLPPTAGLGIGIDRMVMLFTDSHTIRDVILFPAMRPNK; encoded by the coding sequence ATGTCGCAACAGCAACAAGGTGCGGAGCAGGCACCTGATTTAAATAACGAACTGCAAACACGCCGCGAAAAATTATCCGCTTTACGCGATAATGGTAACGCATTCCCAAATGATTTCCGCAGAGACGCTCTGTCTGACGAATTACATCAAAAGTATGATGCAATGAGTGCAGAAGAGTTAGAAGCAGCGAATGTGGAAGTTTCTATTGCAGGTCGTATGATGACTCGCCGTATTATGGGCAAGGCATCTTTCGCTACATTGCAAGACATGGGTGGCCGTATTCAGCTTTATGTTTCTCGTGATGATTTACCAGAAGGTATTTATAACGAGCAATTTAAAAAATGGGATCTGGGCGATATCTTAGGTGCTCGCGGTCGTGTTTTCAAAACGAAAACAGGTGAATTAAGTGTTCACTGTACAGAAGTGCGTTTATTAACTAAAGCACTGCGTCCGTTACCAGATAAATTCCACGGTTTAGCTGACCAAGAAATGCGTTATCGTCAGCGTTATCTAGATCTGATTTCTAACGAAGAATCGCGCAAAACTTTCCAAATTCGTTCACAAGTTATGGCGGGTATCCGTCAATTTATGGTGAATAAAGGCTTTATGGAAGTTGAAACGCCGATGATGCAAACTATCCCTGGTGGAGCAAGTGCGCGTCCGTTTATTACTCACCATAATGCGTTAGATATCGATATGTATCTGCGTATTGCGCCTGAGTTATATTTAAAACGTTTAGTTGTCGGTGGTTTTGATCGCGTATTCGAAATCAACCGTAACTTCCGTAACGAAGGTGTATCACCACGTCACAACCCTGAGTTCACCATGATGGAACTCTATATGGCGTATGCAGATTATCGTGACCTGATTGAATTAACTGAGGAGTTATTCCGTACATTAACTGAAAATGTACTGGGTTCTTCGTTAGTGAAATATGGTGATCAAGAGTTTGATTTTGGTAAACCATTTGCCAAATTAACCATGAAAGAAGCTATCTGCAAATATCGTCCAGAAACTGCAATGGCTGATCTTGATGATATGGATAAAGCGGTTGCTATTGCTCAGTCTATCGGTATTAAGATTGAGAAAAGCTGGGGCTTAGGTCGTGTTCAATGTGAAATTTTTGAAGAAGTTGCTGAAAGCCACTTAATTCAACCAACGTTCATCATTGAATACCCAGCTGAAGTTTCTCCACTGGCTCGTCGTAACGATGATAATCCATTTATCACTGATCGCTTTGAATTCTTTATTGGTGGTCGTGAAATTGGTAATGGCTTCTCAGAACTTAATGATGCTCAAGACCAAGCAGAGCGTTTTGAAGATCAAGTTCGCCAAAAAGAAGCGGGTGATGCAGAAGCGATGTTCTTTGACCATGACTACATTACGGCATTAGAACACGGTTTACCTCCAACAGCTGGTTTAGGTATTGGTATTGACCGTATGGTGATGTTATTTACTGACAGCCATACCATTCGTGATGTTATTTTATTCCCGGCAATGCGCCCTAATAAATAA
- a CDS encoding methyl-accepting chemotaxis protein produces the protein MQKLRNITIRLMMIIILGTLCVLFGSVSLYSAWSLSQISEGNQADNQIIKQMAALSQGNDQYFRFTSRLNRLVEQKAKGKEVDFTQAQIAMENMEKQIEYMKSVSPGPMDAKVSKELMDVWQTLFEQGVKKQMELALNGTIEQYEHHAKNVTPTLSRELGNVSENFNNVANIKIDRTIAEVDELIEVTQIVIIISAILGGIILILTDRYLVSMLQKPLESIRQHFVKITEGDLSQPLEPFGNNCAGRLIPLLNGMQNSLHEAVSTIRQGSDSIYRGASEIAKGNNDLASRTEEQATALEQTAASMEEITAAVNQNMEHAYQARELAEVASVTVEKGNELAESVVTTMDEISDSSNKIADIINVINNIAFQTNILALNASVEAARAGTHGRGFMVVANEVRNLAGDSAKAAKEIEVLIADSSMRVRKGASLVSDMEKTMEDILTGVKQVTSIMKEITIASEEQSKGIGQVSVAITQMDGVTQQNASLVEQVSAAAISLERQTEELQQSVQKFNLAHR, from the coding sequence ATGCAGAAACTTCGTAACATTACTATTCGTCTGATGATGATAATCATACTGGGGACTTTATGTGTGTTATTTGGCAGTGTCAGTCTTTATAGCGCATGGTCACTATCACAAATATCTGAAGGCAATCAGGCTGATAATCAAATAATAAAGCAAATGGCCGCACTCAGTCAGGGAAATGACCAATACTTTCGTTTTACTTCGCGGCTTAATCGTTTGGTAGAACAAAAAGCAAAGGGTAAAGAAGTTGACTTTACACAAGCACAAATCGCAATGGAGAACATGGAAAAACAGATTGAATATATGAAATCTGTTTCTCCGGGGCCGATGGATGCAAAAGTGTCAAAAGAGCTAATGGATGTATGGCAAACGCTTTTTGAGCAAGGAGTAAAAAAGCAAATGGAGTTAGCGCTCAATGGCACTATTGAGCAATATGAACACCATGCAAAAAATGTAACACCTACGTTGAGCCGTGAATTGGGTAATGTGAGTGAAAACTTTAATAATGTCGCAAATATAAAAATTGATAGAACCATTGCAGAAGTAGATGAGCTTATTGAAGTAACACAAATCGTTATTATCATTAGCGCTATTTTAGGGGGAATTATTCTGATCCTCACTGATCGTTATTTAGTGTCAATGTTACAAAAACCACTTGAAAGTATTCGCCAACATTTTGTGAAAATTACAGAAGGTGATTTGAGTCAGCCACTCGAGCCTTTTGGTAATAATTGTGCTGGGCGATTAATACCATTATTGAATGGAATGCAAAATAGTTTACATGAAGCAGTGAGCACTATCCGTCAGGGAAGTGACAGTATTTATCGAGGTGCATCTGAAATTGCCAAAGGGAATAACGATTTGGCTTCTCGTACAGAAGAGCAAGCGACGGCACTAGAGCAAACAGCCGCAAGCATGGAAGAAATCACAGCTGCCGTTAATCAGAATATGGAACATGCTTATCAGGCGAGAGAATTGGCTGAAGTTGCATCAGTGACTGTTGAAAAAGGCAATGAACTAGCTGAATCTGTTGTAACAACAATGGATGAGATTTCTGATAGTTCAAATAAAATTGCAGATATCATCAACGTTATTAATAATATTGCATTTCAAACAAATATACTTGCTTTAAATGCATCAGTAGAAGCGGCAAGGGCAGGAACTCATGGTCGAGGATTTATGGTCGTCGCCAATGAAGTGCGTAATTTAGCAGGAGATAGTGCCAAAGCCGCTAAAGAGATTGAAGTGCTTATTGCTGACTCCTCTATGCGAGTAAGAAAAGGTGCAAGCTTAGTCAGTGATATGGAAAAAACGATGGAAGATATTTTGACGGGAGTTAAACAGGTAACGTCAATAATGAAAGAAATCACTATTGCATCTGAAGAGCAAAGTAAAGGTATTGGTCAAGTGAGTGTGGCTATTACTCAAATGGATGGCGTAACACAACAGAATGCCTCTTTAGTTGAACAAGTTTCAGCAGCAGCCATTTCATTAGAAAGACAAACCGAAGAATTACAGCAATCGGTACAAAAATTCAATCTAGCTCATCGTTGA
- the sdhE gene encoding FAD assembly factor SdhE: MDIENKARINWACRRGMRELDISIMPFFENEYDTLSDNDKALFVRLLECADPDLFNWLMNHGRPDDDALYYMVKLIQERNKARMAEIVDKY, translated from the coding sequence ATCGATATAGAGAATAAAGCACGAATTAACTGGGCATGTCGTCGCGGAATGCGTGAACTGGATATTTCTATCATGCCTTTTTTCGAGAATGAGTACGATACGCTATCTGATAACGATAAAGCGCTTTTTGTTCGTTTACTAGAGTGTGCAGATCCTGATTTATTTAACTGGTTAATGAATCATGGACGGCCTGATGATGATGCGCTCTATTATATGGTGAAATTAATCCAAGAGCGTAATAAAGCGAGAATGGCGGAGATCGTTGATAAATATTAA
- the recJ gene encoding single-stranded-DNA-specific exonuclease RecJ encodes MVTIEPTLRRRIAQATQLPNNLDPLLRQIYANRGITSEVQLERSLKGLLHYQTLTGIETAISLLIEALQKQSRIVIVGDFDADGATSTALAIKALRQMGFKQVSYHIPNRFDDGYGLSTQVVHDVAKKGVDLIITVDNGISSFEGVDTAHEYGIRVLVTDHHLPGQTLPAADAIINPNLTDCSFLSKSLAGVGVTFYLMTALRAELEKQGWFEQQNLARPNMADFLDLVALGTVADVVPLDENNRIFVYEGLRRIRAGRCCVGIKALTEVSRKELAQLVSSDLGFSLGPRLNAAGRLDDMSVGVALLLTDNIGSAREIANELDGLNQTRREIEAGMQEEASIIFRQFMGTQHDLPNGLAIYHPEWHQGVVGILASRIKEKLHRPVIAFAPSGDGLLKGSGRSISGVHLRDALERLNTLNPGLMVKFGGHAMAAGLSLEEDKFPLFQRHFSSLMAELVSDEQLQGVILSDGELTDNQLSLPIAEMLREAGPWGQAFPEPLFDGKFTLLQQRIVGSKHLKMMLQPVNSHLMIDAIAFNVDINMWPDNSIKTVELAYRLDVNEFRGQRNAQLLVEHIWPC; translated from the coding sequence ATGGTCACTATTGAACCGACACTGCGTCGTCGAATTGCACAGGCAACTCAATTACCGAATAACTTAGATCCCTTATTACGACAAATTTATGCTAATCGTGGAATAACATCTGAAGTTCAACTAGAACGATCGTTAAAAGGCTTACTTCATTATCAAACATTAACAGGAATAGAAACGGCAATTTCATTACTGATTGAGGCGTTACAGAAACAATCTCGTATTGTTATTGTTGGCGATTTTGATGCTGATGGCGCAACAAGTACCGCACTTGCGATTAAAGCATTACGACAAATGGGATTTAAGCAAGTTAGCTATCATATTCCTAATCGTTTTGATGATGGCTATGGTTTAAGCACTCAAGTTGTTCATGACGTTGCTAAAAAGGGGGTTGATCTCATTATCACTGTTGATAATGGAATTTCCTCTTTTGAAGGTGTGGATACAGCTCATGAATATGGTATTCGTGTCCTCGTTACTGATCACCATCTACCCGGACAAACCTTACCCGCTGCGGATGCGATTATTAATCCTAACCTGACAGATTGTTCTTTTTTATCTAAATCATTAGCTGGTGTTGGCGTTACTTTTTATTTAATGACGGCATTAAGAGCTGAGTTAGAAAAGCAAGGTTGGTTTGAGCAACAAAACTTAGCTCGCCCCAATATGGCGGATTTTCTTGATTTAGTTGCATTAGGCACAGTGGCAGACGTTGTTCCTCTTGATGAAAATAACCGTATTTTTGTTTATGAAGGATTACGCCGAATTAGGGCTGGACGTTGTTGTGTAGGAATAAAAGCGCTAACGGAAGTCTCTCGAAAAGAACTCGCTCAACTAGTCAGTAGCGATTTGGGTTTCTCTTTAGGGCCTCGCTTAAACGCAGCCGGACGTCTTGATGATATGTCTGTGGGAGTTGCTTTACTTTTAACCGACAATATTGGTTCTGCGCGTGAAATTGCTAATGAACTTGATGGATTAAATCAAACTCGGCGTGAAATTGAAGCGGGTATGCAAGAAGAAGCTTCAATCATTTTCCGTCAATTTATGGGAACACAACATGATTTACCAAATGGTTTAGCGATCTATCACCCTGAGTGGCACCAAGGCGTTGTGGGTATTTTAGCTTCTCGTATTAAAGAAAAATTGCATCGCCCTGTTATTGCTTTTGCACCTAGCGGTGATGGTCTGTTGAAAGGCTCTGGTCGTTCAATAAGTGGTGTACATCTTCGAGATGCATTAGAACGATTAAATACGTTAAATCCGGGATTGATGGTGAAATTCGGTGGGCATGCAATGGCGGCTGGGCTTTCACTTGAAGAAGATAAATTCCCACTGTTTCAGCGTCATTTTTCGTCTTTGATGGCAGAGTTGGTTTCCGATGAACAGTTACAAGGCGTAATTTTATCGGATGGCGAACTAACCGATAATCAACTTTCATTGCCTATCGCCGAAATGCTCAGAGAAGCAGGGCCTTGGGGACAGGCTTTTCCTGAACCTCTATTTGACGGTAAATTTACGTTGTTACAACAACGTATTGTAGGTAGTAAGCATTTAAAAATGATGCTTCAGCCAGTGAATAGTCATTTAATGATTGATGCGATTGCATTCAATGTTGATATCAATATGTGGCCGGATAACAGCATTAAAACGGTAGAGTTAGCCTATCGACTAGATGTCAATGAGTTTAGAGGACAACGTAATGCACAACTGCTTGTTGAGCACATTTGGCCTTGTTAA
- the ygfZ gene encoding tRNA-modifying protein YgfZ: protein MTQNSTQAKRPHAAINLPLTLVSLDEWSLITATGADSEKYLQGQLTTDIAALPTTTHTLSAHCEAKGKMWSTLRLFHQQEGFAYILRKNVAQKQLAELKKYAVFSKVTLTENTNSVLLGLAGQGAALALANYFPNIPRKANEVVNHHNTYILQLPLPTERFLIVTDEETAKNLAVTLKAETSNSEQWLALDIEAGYPIIDTPNIEQFLPQATNLQALPLSICFKKGCYTGQEMVSRAKFRGANKRAMYLLSGGGTELPEIGGSIEWQLGEDKWRKTGTVLSAVRMADNTILAEVVMNNDMELDSVFRVQGDNISRLVIKPLPYSLEEE from the coding sequence ATGACTCAAAATTCTACTCAGGCTAAACGCCCTCATGCAGCAATCAATTTGCCATTAACACTGGTTTCTTTAGATGAATGGTCACTGATAACAGCAACAGGTGCTGACAGTGAAAAATATCTACAAGGTCAATTAACTACGGATATTGCAGCCCTCCCAACAACGACACATACATTGTCTGCACACTGTGAAGCAAAAGGTAAAATGTGGAGTACGCTTCGCTTATTCCACCAGCAAGAAGGTTTTGCTTATATTCTGCGTAAAAATGTCGCGCAAAAACAACTTGCTGAATTAAAAAAATATGCCGTATTTTCAAAAGTAACTTTAACTGAAAATACAAATAGCGTTTTATTAGGATTAGCCGGACAAGGTGCTGCTCTTGCATTGGCCAATTACTTTCCAAATATCCCTCGTAAAGCAAATGAAGTTGTTAATCACCATAATACTTATATTCTTCAGCTACCTTTACCTACTGAACGTTTTTTAATCGTAACAGATGAAGAAACCGCAAAAAATCTTGCGGTAACATTAAAAGCAGAAACCAGTAATAGCGAGCAATGGTTAGCCTTAGATATCGAGGCTGGATATCCTATTATTGATACTCCCAATATTGAGCAATTCTTACCTCAAGCAACAAATCTGCAAGCATTACCGCTGAGCATCTGCTTTAAAAAAGGCTGTTATACCGGACAAGAAATGGTATCTCGCGCAAAATTCAGAGGTGCCAATAAACGTGCAATGTACCTATTATCAGGTGGTGGTACTGAATTACCTGAGATTGGCGGTAGCATTGAATGGCAATTAGGCGAAGATAAATGGCGTAAAACAGGAACAGTATTAAGTGCTGTACGTATGGCTGATAATACTATTTTGGCTGAAGTTGTTATGAATAACGATATGGAGCTCGATAGTGTATTTAGAGTTCAAGGCGATAACATCAGCCGTCTAGTCATTAAACCACTGCCTTATTCTTTAGAAGAAGAGTAA
- a CDS encoding NADPH-dependent FMN reductase, which yields MSHFKIGIVVGSLRKDSFNKQTAHALIKLFPQEFTCQFIDISALPLYNQDDDSHTPSSVVDFKQQIKACQGIIFITPEYNRSIPGALKNAIDQASRPYGTNAWDKIPAGIIGVSTGNISTAIAQQHLRNSLAFLNMPTLNQPECYLKWYDGMVENGQFSEKTATFMQNWIDAYVAFVKQNNQ from the coding sequence ATGAGTCATTTTAAAATTGGTATCGTTGTCGGTAGTTTAAGAAAAGATTCGTTTAATAAACAAACTGCACATGCCTTAATTAAGTTATTTCCTCAAGAATTTACCTGTCAGTTTATCGATATTAGTGCTCTCCCTCTCTATAACCAAGACGATGACAGTCATACCCCCTCTTCTGTTGTCGATTTCAAACAACAAATAAAAGCATGCCAAGGCATCATCTTTATCACCCCTGAATATAACCGTTCAATACCTGGGGCACTTAAAAATGCTATTGACCAAGCTTCTCGCCCTTATGGAACGAATGCTTGGGATAAAATTCCAGCAGGTATTATTGGGGTTTCAACGGGTAATATTAGTACAGCAATAGCTCAACAACATTTACGTAATTCGTTAGCCTTCTTGAATATGCCGACCCTAAATCAACCAGAATGTTATCTAAAATGGTATGATGGCATGGTTGAAAACGGACAGTTTTCAGAGAAAACGGCAACTTTTATGCAAAACTGGATTGATGCCTACGTGGCTTTTGTGAAGCAAAATAATCAATAA
- the fldB gene encoding flavodoxin FldB: protein MKIGLFYGSSTCYTEMAAEKIRDILGEEFVDLHNVQECDISLMEQYDILILGIPTWDFGEIQEDWLNIWDTLPTLNLKNKLIAMYGMGDQVDYSEWFLDALGMLYHHLLPSGVKFIGFWPVDGYEFVSPKPLSDDGKHFVGLALDDVNQFEETDERLSQWCMQILREIEENL from the coding sequence ATGAAAATTGGTCTATTTTACGGTTCTAGCACCTGTTACACCGAAATGGCAGCAGAAAAAATTCGTGATATTCTCGGTGAAGAGTTTGTTGATCTTCATAATGTTCAAGAGTGTGATATCTCGCTTATGGAACAATATGACATCCTTATTTTAGGTATTCCAACTTGGGATTTTGGTGAGATCCAAGAAGATTGGCTCAATATTTGGGATACATTGCCGACATTAAATTTAAAAAATAAGCTTATTGCAATGTATGGGATGGGTGATCAAGTTGATTACAGCGAATGGTTTCTGGATGCGCTGGGTATGCTCTACCATCATTTATTACCAAGTGGTGTTAAATTTATTGGATTCTGGCCTGTTGATGGGTATGAATTTGTCAGCCCAAAACCTTTATCGGATGATGGTAAACATTTTGTTGGTCTTGCATTAGATGACGTTAACCAGTTTGAAGAAACTGATGAACGTTTATCACAATGGTGTATGCAAATTCTACGTGAAATAGAAGAAAACTTATAA